A window from Bubalus kerabau isolate K-KA32 ecotype Philippines breed swamp buffalo chromosome 5, PCC_UOA_SB_1v2, whole genome shotgun sequence encodes these proteins:
- the LOC129653432 gene encoding membrane cofactor protein isoform X5, producing the protein MRESCAPRKAPLRRPERLASSGRFAWVLLLAPLLLLPTSSDACGDPPGFATMKPQGALKPSYSPGEQIQYGCLLGFQPITPGQVLALVCQDDNTWSSLQEGCKRRRCPTLADPINGQVIFVNGSIEFGSQVHYVCNNGYYLLGTSIAYCELSATGVDWSDNPPTCEKILCQPPQEIQNGKYTNSHKEVFEYNEVVTYSCDPSNGPDEYSLVGESKLTCIGNDEWSSQPPQCKVVKCVYPAIEHGTIVSGFGPKYYYKATVVLKCNEGFNLHGNSIVVCGETSTWEPELPKCIKVLIPSSTHSPIPSTQPPVPSTQPPVPSVSVSTRSTQHPVPSVSGHPPRPTDASPPSGAEGLGAGYIVLIIVAVLIGIGLLLCLYCCFCRQRKKGKPECHGTYCSIPL; encoded by the exons ATGCCTGTGGTGATCCACCAGGATTTGCCACTATGAAGCCCCAGGGTGCCCTTAAACCCAGTTATAGTCCTGGGGAGCAGATTCAGTATGGATGTCTTCTGGGTTTCCAGCCAATAACTCCTGGTCAAGTCCTGGCTCTTGTTTGTCAGGATGATAATACATGGTCGTCTCTCCAGGAGGGCTGTAAAA GAAGACGGTGTCCTACCCTAGCTGATCCCATAAATGGCCAAGTTATCTTTGTAAATGGAAGTATTGAGTTTGGTTCACAGGTTCACTATGTTTGTAATAATGG ttaTTACTTACTGGGGACAAGTATTGCTTATTGTGAGCTTTCTGCAACTGGTGTGGACTGGAGTGATAATCCTCCAACATGTGAAA agattTTGTGTCAACCACCTCAAGaaattcaaaatggaaaatacacCAATAGCCACAAGGAAGTATTTGAATACAATGAAGTAGTAACTTATAGTTGTGATCCTTCAAATGGACCAGATGAATATTCACTTGTTGGAGAGAGCAAGCTTACTTGTATTGGAAATGATGAATGGAGTAGTCAACCCCCTCAGTGTAAAG TGGTCAAATGTGTATATCCAGCCATTGAACATGGAACGATAGTCTCAGGATTTGGACCAAAATATTACTACAAAGCGACGGTTGTACTTAAATGCAATGAGGGTTTTAACCTTCATGGCAACAGTATAGTTGTCTGTGGTGAGACCAGTACTTGGGAGCCTGAGCTACCAAAGTGTATTAAAG tgTTGATTCCTTCCAGCACCCACTCTCCAATTCCTAGTACCCAACCTCCAGTTCCTAGTACCCAACCTCCAGTTCCCAGTGTCTCAG tgtcgACTCGCAGCACCCAACATCCAGTTCCCAGTGTCTCAG gaCATCCCCCCCGTCCTACTGATGCATCACCCCCTAGCGGTGCTGAGGGTTTAG gTGCAGGATACATCGTGCTAATCATTGTGGCTGTAC TTATTGGCATTGGATTATTGCTCTGCCTGTACTGCTGTTTTTGCAGACAAAGGAAGAAAGG GAAACCAGAATGTCACGGTACATACTGTTCTATTCCCTTATAG
- the LOC129653432 gene encoding membrane cofactor protein isoform X3, with protein sequence MRESCAPRKAPLRRPERLASSGRFAWVLLLAPLLLLPTSSDACGDPPGFATMKPQGALKPSYSPGEQIQYGCLLGFQPITPGQVLALVCQDDNTWSSLQEGCKRRRCPTLADPINGQVIFVNGSIEFGSQVHYVCNNGYYLLGTSIAYCELSATGVDWSDNPPTCEKILCQPPQEIQNGKYTNSHKEVFEYNEVVTYSCDPSNGPDEYSLVGESKLTCIGNDEWSSQPPQCKVVKCVYPAIEHGTIVSGFGPKYYYKATVVLKCNEGFNLHGNSIVVCGETSTWEPELPKCIKVLIPSSTHSPIPSTQPPVPSTQPPVPSVSVSTRSTQHPVPSVSGHPPRPTDASPPSGAEGLGAGYIVLIIVALLALDYCSACTAVFADKGRKGKQNVALRTPLIRIKQPLQQNR encoded by the exons ATGCCTGTGGTGATCCACCAGGATTTGCCACTATGAAGCCCCAGGGTGCCCTTAAACCCAGTTATAGTCCTGGGGAGCAGATTCAGTATGGATGTCTTCTGGGTTTCCAGCCAATAACTCCTGGTCAAGTCCTGGCTCTTGTTTGTCAGGATGATAATACATGGTCGTCTCTCCAGGAGGGCTGTAAAA GAAGACGGTGTCCTACCCTAGCTGATCCCATAAATGGCCAAGTTATCTTTGTAAATGGAAGTATTGAGTTTGGTTCACAGGTTCACTATGTTTGTAATAATGG ttaTTACTTACTGGGGACAAGTATTGCTTATTGTGAGCTTTCTGCAACTGGTGTGGACTGGAGTGATAATCCTCCAACATGTGAAA agattTTGTGTCAACCACCTCAAGaaattcaaaatggaaaatacacCAATAGCCACAAGGAAGTATTTGAATACAATGAAGTAGTAACTTATAGTTGTGATCCTTCAAATGGACCAGATGAATATTCACTTGTTGGAGAGAGCAAGCTTACTTGTATTGGAAATGATGAATGGAGTAGTCAACCCCCTCAGTGTAAAG TGGTCAAATGTGTATATCCAGCCATTGAACATGGAACGATAGTCTCAGGATTTGGACCAAAATATTACTACAAAGCGACGGTTGTACTTAAATGCAATGAGGGTTTTAACCTTCATGGCAACAGTATAGTTGTCTGTGGTGAGACCAGTACTTGGGAGCCTGAGCTACCAAAGTGTATTAAAG tgTTGATTCCTTCCAGCACCCACTCTCCAATTCCTAGTACCCAACCTCCAGTTCCTAGTACCCAACCTCCAGTTCCCAGTGTCTCAG tgtcgACTCGCAGCACCCAACATCCAGTTCCCAGTGTCTCAG gaCATCCCCCCCGTCCTACTGATGCATCACCCCCTAGCGGTGCTGAGGGTTTAG gTGCAGGATACATCGTGCTAATCATTGTGGCT TTATTGGCATTGGATTATTGCTCTGCCTGTACTGCTGTTTTTGCAGACAAAGGAAGAAAGG GAAAGCAGAATGTAGCGCTACGTACACCACTTATCAGGATAAAGCAGCCACTCCAACAGAATAGATGA
- the LOC129653432 gene encoding membrane cofactor protein isoform X2: protein MRESCAPRKAPLRRPERLASSGRFAWVLLLAPLLLLPTSSDACGDPPGFATMKPQGALKPSYSPGEQIQYGCLLGFQPITPGQVLALVCQDDNTWSSLQEGCKRRRCPTLADPINGQVIFVNGSIEFGSQVHYVCNNGYYLLGTSIAYCELSATGVDWSDNPPTCEKILCQPPQEIQNGKYTNSHKEVFEYNEVVTYSCDPSNGPDEYSLVGESKLTCIGNDEWSSQPPQCKVVKCVYPAIEHGTIVSGFGPKYYYKATVVLKCNEGFNLHGNSIVVCGETSTWEPELPKCIKVLIPSSTHSPIPSTQPPVPSTQPPVPSVSVSTRSTQHPVPSVSGHPPRPTDASPPSGAEGLGAGYIVLIIVAVLIGIGLLLCLYCCFCRQRKKGKAECSATYTTYQDKAATPTE, encoded by the exons ATGCCTGTGGTGATCCACCAGGATTTGCCACTATGAAGCCCCAGGGTGCCCTTAAACCCAGTTATAGTCCTGGGGAGCAGATTCAGTATGGATGTCTTCTGGGTTTCCAGCCAATAACTCCTGGTCAAGTCCTGGCTCTTGTTTGTCAGGATGATAATACATGGTCGTCTCTCCAGGAGGGCTGTAAAA GAAGACGGTGTCCTACCCTAGCTGATCCCATAAATGGCCAAGTTATCTTTGTAAATGGAAGTATTGAGTTTGGTTCACAGGTTCACTATGTTTGTAATAATGG ttaTTACTTACTGGGGACAAGTATTGCTTATTGTGAGCTTTCTGCAACTGGTGTGGACTGGAGTGATAATCCTCCAACATGTGAAA agattTTGTGTCAACCACCTCAAGaaattcaaaatggaaaatacacCAATAGCCACAAGGAAGTATTTGAATACAATGAAGTAGTAACTTATAGTTGTGATCCTTCAAATGGACCAGATGAATATTCACTTGTTGGAGAGAGCAAGCTTACTTGTATTGGAAATGATGAATGGAGTAGTCAACCCCCTCAGTGTAAAG TGGTCAAATGTGTATATCCAGCCATTGAACATGGAACGATAGTCTCAGGATTTGGACCAAAATATTACTACAAAGCGACGGTTGTACTTAAATGCAATGAGGGTTTTAACCTTCATGGCAACAGTATAGTTGTCTGTGGTGAGACCAGTACTTGGGAGCCTGAGCTACCAAAGTGTATTAAAG tgTTGATTCCTTCCAGCACCCACTCTCCAATTCCTAGTACCCAACCTCCAGTTCCTAGTACCCAACCTCCAGTTCCCAGTGTCTCAG tgtcgACTCGCAGCACCCAACATCCAGTTCCCAGTGTCTCAG gaCATCCCCCCCGTCCTACTGATGCATCACCCCCTAGCGGTGCTGAGGGTTTAG gTGCAGGATACATCGTGCTAATCATTGTGGCTGTAC TTATTGGCATTGGATTATTGCTCTGCCTGTACTGCTGTTTTTGCAGACAAAGGAAGAAAGG GAAAGCAGAATGTAGCGCTACGTACACCACTTATCAGGATAAAGCAGCCACTCCAACAGAATAG
- the LOC129653432 gene encoding membrane cofactor protein isoform X4: MRESCAPRKAPLRRPERLASSGRFAWVLLLAPLLLLPTSSDACGDPPGFATMKPQGALKPSYSPGEQIQYGCLLGFQPITPGQVLALVCQDDNTWSSLQEGCKRRRCPTLADPINGQVIFVNGSIEFGSQVHYVCNNGYYLLGTSIAYCELSATGVDWSDNPPTCEKILCQPPQEIQNGKYTNSHKEVFEYNEVVTYSCDPSNGPDEYSLVGESKLTCIGNDEWSSQPPQCKVVKCVYPAIEHGTIVSGFGPKYYYKATVVLKCNEGFNLHGNSIVVCGETSTWEPELPKCIKVLIPSSTHSPIPSTQPPVPSTQPPVPSVSVSTRSTQHPVPSVSGHPPRPTDASPPSGAEGLGAGYIVLIIVAVLIGIGLLLCLYCCFCRQRKKGTYVTGESHRQDILFLSEKR; the protein is encoded by the exons ATGCCTGTGGTGATCCACCAGGATTTGCCACTATGAAGCCCCAGGGTGCCCTTAAACCCAGTTATAGTCCTGGGGAGCAGATTCAGTATGGATGTCTTCTGGGTTTCCAGCCAATAACTCCTGGTCAAGTCCTGGCTCTTGTTTGTCAGGATGATAATACATGGTCGTCTCTCCAGGAGGGCTGTAAAA GAAGACGGTGTCCTACCCTAGCTGATCCCATAAATGGCCAAGTTATCTTTGTAAATGGAAGTATTGAGTTTGGTTCACAGGTTCACTATGTTTGTAATAATGG ttaTTACTTACTGGGGACAAGTATTGCTTATTGTGAGCTTTCTGCAACTGGTGTGGACTGGAGTGATAATCCTCCAACATGTGAAA agattTTGTGTCAACCACCTCAAGaaattcaaaatggaaaatacacCAATAGCCACAAGGAAGTATTTGAATACAATGAAGTAGTAACTTATAGTTGTGATCCTTCAAATGGACCAGATGAATATTCACTTGTTGGAGAGAGCAAGCTTACTTGTATTGGAAATGATGAATGGAGTAGTCAACCCCCTCAGTGTAAAG TGGTCAAATGTGTATATCCAGCCATTGAACATGGAACGATAGTCTCAGGATTTGGACCAAAATATTACTACAAAGCGACGGTTGTACTTAAATGCAATGAGGGTTTTAACCTTCATGGCAACAGTATAGTTGTCTGTGGTGAGACCAGTACTTGGGAGCCTGAGCTACCAAAGTGTATTAAAG tgTTGATTCCTTCCAGCACCCACTCTCCAATTCCTAGTACCCAACCTCCAGTTCCTAGTACCCAACCTCCAGTTCCCAGTGTCTCAG tgtcgACTCGCAGCACCCAACATCCAGTTCCCAGTGTCTCAG gaCATCCCCCCCGTCCTACTGATGCATCACCCCCTAGCGGTGCTGAGGGTTTAG gTGCAGGATACATCGTGCTAATCATTGTGGCTGTAC TTATTGGCATTGGATTATTGCTCTGCCTGTACTGCTGTTTTTGCAGACAAAGGAAGAAAGG CACATACGTAACTGGTGAGAGCCACAGACAagacattttatttctctctgagaAGAGATGA
- the LOC129653432 gene encoding membrane cofactor protein isoform X1, which translates to MRESCAPRKAPLRRPERLASSGRFAWVLLLAPLLLLPTSSDACGDPPGFATMKPQGALKPSYSPGEQIQYGCLLGFQPITPGQVLALVCQDDNTWSSLQEGCKRRRCPTLADPINGQVIFVNGSIEFGSQVHYVCNNGYYLLGTSIAYCELSATGVDWSDNPPTCEKILCQPPQEIQNGKYTNSHKEVFEYNEVVTYSCDPSNGPDEYSLVGESKLTCIGNDEWSSQPPQCKVVKCVYPAIEHGTIVSGFGPKYYYKATVVLKCNEGFNLHGNSIVVCGETSTWEPELPKCIKVLIPSSTHSPIPSTQPPVPSTQPPVPSVSVSTRSTQHPVPSVSGHPPRPTDASPPSGAEGLGAGYIVLIIVALLALDYCSACTAVFADKGRKGNQNVTVHTVLFPYRKAECSATYTTYQDKAATPTE; encoded by the exons ATGCCTGTGGTGATCCACCAGGATTTGCCACTATGAAGCCCCAGGGTGCCCTTAAACCCAGTTATAGTCCTGGGGAGCAGATTCAGTATGGATGTCTTCTGGGTTTCCAGCCAATAACTCCTGGTCAAGTCCTGGCTCTTGTTTGTCAGGATGATAATACATGGTCGTCTCTCCAGGAGGGCTGTAAAA GAAGACGGTGTCCTACCCTAGCTGATCCCATAAATGGCCAAGTTATCTTTGTAAATGGAAGTATTGAGTTTGGTTCACAGGTTCACTATGTTTGTAATAATGG ttaTTACTTACTGGGGACAAGTATTGCTTATTGTGAGCTTTCTGCAACTGGTGTGGACTGGAGTGATAATCCTCCAACATGTGAAA agattTTGTGTCAACCACCTCAAGaaattcaaaatggaaaatacacCAATAGCCACAAGGAAGTATTTGAATACAATGAAGTAGTAACTTATAGTTGTGATCCTTCAAATGGACCAGATGAATATTCACTTGTTGGAGAGAGCAAGCTTACTTGTATTGGAAATGATGAATGGAGTAGTCAACCCCCTCAGTGTAAAG TGGTCAAATGTGTATATCCAGCCATTGAACATGGAACGATAGTCTCAGGATTTGGACCAAAATATTACTACAAAGCGACGGTTGTACTTAAATGCAATGAGGGTTTTAACCTTCATGGCAACAGTATAGTTGTCTGTGGTGAGACCAGTACTTGGGAGCCTGAGCTACCAAAGTGTATTAAAG tgTTGATTCCTTCCAGCACCCACTCTCCAATTCCTAGTACCCAACCTCCAGTTCCTAGTACCCAACCTCCAGTTCCCAGTGTCTCAG tgtcgACTCGCAGCACCCAACATCCAGTTCCCAGTGTCTCAG gaCATCCCCCCCGTCCTACTGATGCATCACCCCCTAGCGGTGCTGAGGGTTTAG gTGCAGGATACATCGTGCTAATCATTGTGGCT TTATTGGCATTGGATTATTGCTCTGCCTGTACTGCTGTTTTTGCAGACAAAGGAAGAAAGG GAAACCAGAATGTCACGGTACATACTGTTCTATTCCCTTATAGGAAAGCAGAATGTAGCGCTACGTACACCACTTATCAGGATAAAGCAGCCACTCCAACAGAATAG